In the genome of Euleptes europaea isolate rEulEur1 chromosome 7, rEulEur1.hap1, whole genome shotgun sequence, one region contains:
- the FBXO30 gene encoding F-box only protein 30 translates to MEEHQHLHCVNCVSRRCMTRPEAGISCDLIGCPMVCGAVFHSCKAEEHRLLCPLERVPCLNSGSGCPFTVARNKIAEHLEICPASVVCCTMEWNRWPVSYADRKSYENLSKDVDEVEQLDMALALQDQRMLLESLKVATMTSKTADQVSKSKEQTSVVSAPDVTLPNGLMPVDEESYGVLYQATVETTKSLATALDILNTATRDISMLSSKLGISPCETNEDCHIKEQNCNRTMQHKMTEHDCPDEDNMGAAGGIHLDVLSQNVQVEQNGSSDFYDPMQQYDFGMSLDNSFCNCFHVENACTDTLQQNDELGMSNSEQSNVANGVCNSCDEASSSCAPTSVATQLKEGIHLHSLPNGNINHVYLPRDCSEENLLHRQIEQDRLRNTDVFSLLPHRTYSFLTSHYFSAPKDDKAVDTSDLEVTEDPMGLQGIDLITAALLFCLGDSPGGRGISDSHVVDGYRVDFGTQTFSLPSAILATNTMVGEIASASACDHANPQLSNPSPFQTLGLDLVLECVARYQTKRSMFTFVCGQLFRRNEFSSHFKNVHGDIHAGLNGWMEQRCPLAYYGCTYSQRRFCPSTQGAKIIHDRHLRSFGVQPCISTVLIEPDKRCCLGLRSDHLSSLPFEVLQHIAGFLDGFSLCQLSRVSRLMRDVCGSLLQARGMVILLWEKRKYPDGSSSWQIKEKVWRFSTAFCTVNEWKFADIVSMADHLKKCSYNAVERREEAVPLPCMCVTRELTKEGRSLRSVLKPVL, encoded by the exons ATGGAGGAGCACCAGCATCTACATTGTGTCAACTGTGTCAGTCGGCGTTGCATGACCAGACCTGAGGCTGGCATTTCCTGTGATTTAATTGGTTGCCCCATGGTTTGTGGAGCCGTGTTTCATTCATGTAAAGCTGAAGAGCACCGCCTTCTGTGTCCACTTGAAAGAGTGCCTTGTCTGAACAGTGGTTCAGGCTGTCCATTTACTGTAGCCAGAAACAAAATCGCTGAACACCTAGAAATTTGCCCTGCAAGTGTGGTATGTTGTACTATGGAGTGGAATAGATGGCCAGTCAGTTATGCAGATCGCAAATCTTATGAGAATCTGAGCAAAGATGTTGATGAAGTCGAACAGTTGGACATGGCTCTTGCCCTTCAAGACCAGCGAATGCTCCTGGAATCCCTCAAAGTAGCAACTATGACAtcaaaaacagctgatcaggtaTCAAAATCAAAAGAACAGACTTCCGTTGTGAGCGCCCCAGATGTCACCCTTCCAAATGGCTTGATGCCAGTAGATGAAGAGTCATATGGTGTGCTTTATCAAGCTACTGTGGAAACAACCAAGAGTTTAGCTACAGCACTAGATATCCTGAACACAGCTACTAGGGACATAAGCATGTTAAGTTCAAAGCTTGGCATTTCACCATGTGAAACAAATGAAGATTGTCATATTAAAGAACAAAACTGTAATAGAACTATGCAGCATAAAATGACAGAGCATGACTGTCCAGATGAAGATAATATGGGAGCAGCTGGTGGCATTCACTTGGATGTCTTGAGTCAAAATGTACAGGTGGAACAAAATGGCTCGAGTGACTTTTATGATCCCATGCAACAGTACGATTTTGGCATGAGCCTTGATAACTCTTTCTGTAATTGCTTTCATGTAGAAAATGCATGTACAGATACGCTGCAACAGAATGACGAACTAGGAATGTCTAATTCAGAGCAATCTAATGTAGCAAATGGTGTATGTAATTCTTGTGATGAGGCATCAAGTTCTTGTGCCCCCACTTCTGTAGCAACACAACTTAAGGAAGGAATACATCTGCATAGTTTGCCTAATGGCAATATTAATCATGTATACCTACCACGTGATTGTAGCGAAGAAAACCTGTTACACAGACAAATAGAACAAGACAGGCTCAGAAACACAGATGTATTTTCTTTACTTCCTCACCGTACTTACAGTTTTCTCACCAGTCATTATTTTTCTGCGCCAAAGGATGACAAGGCAGTAGATACATCAGATTTGGAAGTAACTGAAGATCCGATGGGTCTTCAGGGTATAGACTTAATCACAGCTGCTTTGCTGTTTTGTCTGGGAGATTCTCCTGGTGGTAGGGGAATATCCGATAGCCATGTAGTTGATGGATATCGTGTCGATTTTGGGACACAGACATTCTCTCTCCCATCTGCAATCCTGGCCACAAATACAATGGTAGGGGAAATCGCTTCAGCCTCTGCATGTGATCATGCCAATCCACAGCTCTCAAATCCAAGCCCTTTCCAGACACTTGGTCTAGACTTGGTACTAGAATGTGTAGCTAGATACCAAACAAAGCGCTCAATGTTTACATTTGTTTGTGGACAATTGTTTAGACGAAATGAATTTTCTTCACACTTCAAGAATGTGCATGGTGATATTCATGCTGGCCTCAATGGTTGGATGGAACAGAGATGTCCTCTGGCTTACTACGGATGTACATATTCTCAGCGCAGATTTTGTCCTTCAACACAGGGGGCAAAGATTATTCATGACCGACATCTTAGGTCTTTTGGGGTTCAGCCTTGCATATCTACTGTGCTAATCGAGCCTGATAAGAGATGCTGCTTAGGACTGCGTAGTGACCATCTGAGTAGTCTTCCTTTTGAGGTTCTACAACACATTGCAGGGTTTCTTGATGGATTTAGTTTATGTCAGCTCTCACGTGTGTCACGATTAATGAGAGATGTATGCGGAAGCTTACTACAGGCACGTGGAATGGTCATACTACTTTGGGAAAAAAGAAAGTATCCAGATGGAAGTTCTTCATGGCAAATAAAAGAAAAG gTGTGGCGCTTCAGCACAGCTTTTTGTACTGTAAATGAATGGAAATTTGCTGACATCGTAAGCATGGCTGACCACTTGAAGAAATGTAGTTATAATGCTGTAGAAAGACGGGAGGAGGCTGTGCCACTGCCATGCATGTGCGTCACGCGAGAGCTTACGAAAGAAGGACGTTCACTGCGCTCTGTCCTGAAACCTGTACTTTAA